A window from Calditrichota bacterium encodes these proteins:
- a CDS encoding ribulose-phosphate 3-epimerase: protein MVKIEASILSADLTRLGEQVREAEEAGADAIQIDIMDGCFVPNITFGANVVKAIRPLVRCPLTVHCMIVQPERHLAAFAEAGANCIIVHQETTPHLHRALALIRGLQVQAGVALNPGTPLAAIEEVLDCVDVVQVMTVNPGWGGQEFLASQLQKIRRLRNELERRGLNVAIAVDGGIDCTTAPQVVQAGATILVAGSSVYNQRASVADNVARLRRSCIPARSV, encoded by the coding sequence ATGGTGAAGATTGAGGCGTCCATCCTCTCGGCGGACCTCACCCGATTGGGCGAACAGGTGCGTGAGGCAGAAGAGGCAGGCGCAGACGCCATTCAGATCGATATCATGGACGGCTGTTTCGTGCCCAACATCACCTTTGGCGCAAATGTGGTGAAAGCGATCCGGCCCCTGGTGCGCTGCCCCCTGACGGTACATTGCATGATCGTGCAGCCGGAGCGCCATCTGGCTGCCTTTGCCGAGGCGGGCGCCAATTGCATCATTGTCCATCAGGAGACCACCCCCCACCTCCACCGCGCCCTGGCCCTGATCCGTGGGCTGCAGGTGCAGGCCGGTGTGGCGCTGAACCCAGGCACGCCACTGGCCGCCATCGAGGAGGTGCTGGACTGCGTGGACGTCGTACAGGTGATGACGGTGAACCCAGGCTGGGGAGGACAGGAGTTTTTGGCAAGCCAACTCCAGAAGATCCGCCGCCTGCGCAACGAGCTGGAACGCCGTGGCCTGAATGTGGCCATTGCCGTCGACGGTGGCATCGACTGCACCACTGCGCCGCAGGTTGTGCAAGCAGGGGCTACCATACTCGTGGCCGGCTCGAGCGTCTACAACCAGCGCGCCTCAGTAGCGGACAACGTGGCTCGACTGCGGAGGAGCTGCATCCCCGCGCGGAGTGTGTAG
- the rpiA gene encoding ribose-5-phosphate isomerase RpiA, which produces MGSEQLKRQAGEFAVRFVESGMVVGLGHGSTAIYAVRLLGTKLKRGELRDVVGVPCSRAVEEEAILLGIPLTALEEHLEVDLTIDGADEVSPYLDVIKGGGGALLREKVVAQASKREVIVVDESKLTPVLGRGPLPVEVIPFGWKTHMPFLQELGAQATLRLAADGAPFLTDQGNLILDCVFAGGIREPQSVAAALDARAGIVGHGLFLNLVTDVVVATHTGIRHYTRRVDGGRAW; this is translated from the coding sequence ATGGGATCTGAGCAACTGAAACGCCAGGCGGGGGAGTTCGCGGTGCGCTTTGTCGAGTCTGGCATGGTGGTGGGACTCGGTCATGGCAGCACCGCAATATACGCCGTGCGCCTCTTGGGCACGAAGCTGAAGAGGGGTGAGCTCCGTGACGTTGTGGGCGTGCCCTGCTCGCGCGCGGTAGAGGAGGAAGCCATCCTGTTGGGTATTCCGCTGACCGCGTTGGAGGAGCACCTGGAGGTTGACCTGACCATCGACGGGGCCGATGAGGTGTCGCCCTATCTGGATGTCATCAAGGGAGGGGGTGGGGCGCTGCTCAGGGAAAAAGTGGTGGCACAAGCCAGCAAAAGGGAAGTGATCGTGGTCGACGAGTCAAAGCTCACGCCGGTTTTGGGACGAGGGCCGCTGCCCGTGGAGGTCATCCCCTTTGGCTGGAAAACACATATGCCCTTTTTGCAGGAGCTGGGCGCGCAAGCGACGCTCCGCCTCGCTGCCGATGGTGCGCCGTTCCTCACTGATCAGGGGAATCTGATCCTGGACTGCGTTTTCGCAGGAGGAATCCGCGAGCCGCAGTCGGTGGCGGCGGCCTTGGATGCGCGCGCGGGAATTGTCGGCCATGGCCTGTTCCTGAATTTGGTCACCGACGTGGTCGTGGCCACGCACACTGGCATCAGGCACTACACAAGGAGAGTTGACGGAGGGCGGGCATGGTGA
- a CDS encoding ferritin family protein has product MTEEQFRQAIRFAVEKEEEAAALYETAQQVAVTPLAKTTFSEFAAEERRHKAMLLELKPESLGKPAAAKVPDLRISDYLVEVEFRPDMSYQDMLILAMKREEQSVRLYSDLQRRTGDAQLQRLFGLLAEEEARHKLRLETIYDDEVLQEN; this is encoded by the coding sequence ATGACAGAGGAACAGTTCCGGCAGGCGATCCGCTTCGCAGTGGAAAAGGAAGAGGAGGCTGCGGCGCTCTATGAGACAGCGCAGCAGGTGGCTGTCACGCCCCTTGCGAAGACGACCTTTTCCGAATTCGCTGCAGAGGAGCGGCGACACAAGGCGATGCTCCTGGAGCTCAAGCCGGAGAGTCTGGGCAAACCGGCAGCCGCCAAGGTGCCCGATCTGAGGATCAGCGACTACTTGGTGGAGGTGGAGTTTCGGCCGGATATGAGCTATCAGGATATGCTCATCTTGGCCATGAAGCGCGAGGAACAATCGGTGCGCCTGTACAGCGATTTGCAGCGCCGCACTGGCGATGCCCAATTGCAGAGGCTGTTCGGCTTGCTGGCAGAAGAGGAGGCACGCCACAAGTTGCGTTTGGAGACCATCTACGATGACGAAGTTCTGCAGGAAAACTAA
- a CDS encoding molybdopterin-dependent oxidoreductase: MLLVLLAGLVAGGMAQSPGGKRDVTTMATPRGNRLRAADKGPVRSALGVPKVALANYRLTVTGEADSSFSLGWEQILQVPPVYSDTILLYCVEGWEVWGTWKGVLVKDLLRSARPRPEAKYVAFHCLDGYSTCLPLEYVEKYNVLLAYELNGKRLRPDIGFPLRLVAFGKYGYKWAKWVDQVILLRQPTEGYWEKRGYSDEANVPMERRRFYEGQEAKPVE, translated from the coding sequence GTGCTACTTGTCTTGCTCGCAGGCCTGGTAGCCGGTGGCATGGCCCAAAGCCCAGGAGGTAAGCGGGACGTCACTACCATGGCCACCCCTCGTGGGAACCGCCTGCGTGCCGCCGACAAAGGTCCTGTGCGCAGTGCCCTAGGCGTGCCGAAGGTAGCTCTCGCCAATTATCGCCTTACGGTCACCGGGGAGGCTGATTCTTCGTTCTCGCTGGGGTGGGAGCAGATTCTGCAGGTGCCGCCCGTCTACTCTGACACCATCCTGCTCTACTGCGTGGAAGGGTGGGAGGTTTGGGGCACCTGGAAAGGGGTTCTTGTGAAGGACCTCCTGCGCAGTGCCCGGCCACGGCCTGAGGCCAAATACGTGGCGTTCCACTGCCTGGACGGCTATTCGACCTGCCTCCCGCTGGAGTACGTGGAGAAGTACAACGTGCTCCTGGCCTATGAGCTCAACGGCAAGCGCTTGCGCCCGGATATCGGCTTTCCCCTCCGGCTGGTGGCTTTTGGCAAATACGGCTACAAGTGGGCCAAGTGGGTCGATCAAGTGATTCTGCTGCGCCAGCCCACCGAGGGCTACTGGGAAAAGCGGGGCTATTCGGACGAGGCCAACGTGCCCATGGAGCGCAGGCGCTTCTACGAGGGGCAAGAAGCCAAGCCGGTGGAATAG
- a CDS encoding superoxide dismutase has product MLGRSGAKAAQNKGAVAPGTHELPPLPYAYNALEPIIDEQTMRLHHDAHHAAYVKGLNEAERLLVQARESGNYQFIKHLEREIAFHGSGHILHSIFWHNLSPNGGGAPKGKLLSAIVARFGSFDACKAQLSAATKGVEGSGWGVLAYVPAFGNLEVLQAEKHQDLTQWGAVPLLVIDVWEHAYYLKYQNRRGEYVDKIFEIINWQDVAKRYAQALR; this is encoded by the coding sequence ATGCTGGGCCGCAGCGGGGCAAAGGCAGCACAGAACAAGGGTGCGGTGGCCCCTGGGACTCACGAGCTACCGCCACTCCCCTACGCGTACAATGCGCTTGAGCCCATCATCGACGAGCAAACCATGAGGCTACACCACGACGCCCATCACGCGGCCTACGTGAAAGGACTCAATGAGGCCGAGCGGCTGCTCGTGCAAGCAAGAGAAAGCGGCAACTACCAGTTCATCAAGCACCTGGAGCGCGAGATCGCCTTCCATGGTTCTGGTCACATTCTGCACAGCATTTTTTGGCACAATCTGTCCCCCAACGGTGGAGGTGCGCCCAAAGGGAAGCTGCTGTCGGCCATCGTCGCTCGGTTCGGCAGTTTTGATGCATGCAAGGCCCAGCTGAGCGCGGCCACCAAGGGAGTGGAGGGGAGCGGTTGGGGAGTGCTTGCGTACGTCCCTGCGTTCGGCAACTTGGAAGTGCTGCAGGCGGAGAAGCATCAAGATCTTACGCAATGGGGTGCAGTCCCACTATTGGTCATTGATGTGTGGGAGCATGCCTACTACCTGAAATACCAGAACCGCCGCGGCGAGTATGTTGACAAGATTTTCGAGATAATCAACTGGCAGGACGTCGCGAAAAGATATGCGCAGGCCCTCAGGTGA